Sequence from the Bremerella cremea genome:
CAATCAGTTCAACGGTAAGCACCGAGCTTCAATGGAGCCGCGCTTCAGTGAGCGCGGAAAGGTCACCGTGTCGCCAGGCGATACCTACTGGGTTAGCTCGCTTCAATGGAGCCGCGCTTCAGTGAGCGCGGAAAGGCCTTGATGCCGTGCGTCTTGGTGATCTGGGTCACCGTGCTTCAATGGAGCCGCGCTTCAGTGAGCGCGGAAAGGGGTCAAGGACGTGAAGATTGACCCGTTGAGCAAGGGGGCTTCAATGGAGCCGCGCTTCAGTGAGCGCGGAAAGTCGGCATTGACCTACGACGAGTCGGCGGCGGACATTGCTTCAATGGAGCCGCGCTTCAGTGAGCGCGGAAAGAACCTGCAGTCAGGTTGAATGCTACAGACATTCATACGCTTCAATGGAGCCGCGCTTCAGTGAGCGCGGAAAGCATGATGCCACCAAGGGTGGGCCTGGTCCGGTGGTGCTTCAATGGAGCCGCGCTTCAGTGAGCGCGGAAAGAACACCACTCCCCGCCATAATCCGCCCAGGCGCTCGGCTTCAATGGAGCCGCGCTTCAGTGAGCGCGGAAAGACGAAGTGCAGTACCTGACTTTTGAATCCCTGTCGGGCTTCAATGGAGCCGCGCTTCAGTGAGCGCGGAAAGAAGAGCGAGCCAATTACGACTTTTATTGGCTGATGGTGGCTTCAATGGAGCCGCGCTTCAGTGAGCGCGGAAAGGCCGTATTCTCAAAAATTGAGTTCCCCAGAGTTACAGCAGCTTCAATGGAGCCGCGCTTCAGTGAGCGCGGAAAGGGTGTGGTCTGGTACGGCATCCAATCGCGGATGCAAAGCTTCAATGGAGCCGCGCTTCAGTGAGCGCGGAAAGGAAAAACCAGTATGGACGATGTAGTTTCGCAGATTTGAGCTTCAATGGAGCCGCGCTTCAGTGAGCGCGGAAAGCTGGTTGATGTACAAGCCACGATCCTTGGATTTAGTAAGGCTTCAATGGAGCCGCGCTTCAGTGAGCGCGGAAAGGCAATATTAGCGATTAAGATCACGCCGCATAACAACCGGCTTCAATGGAGCCGCGCTTCAGTGAGCGCGGAAAGATATCGATATTCGTGGCCATGTGCAACGGCCTTCAAGGCTTCAATGGAGCCGCGCTTCAGTGAGCGCGGAAAGTTTCTGACAATCCAACAGCCCGGCTGATGGTCTCTACGCTTCAATGGAGCCGCGCTTCAGTGAGCGCGGAAAGTTGAATGCAATCGAGGAAGTATTCAAGCAACACGGATTAGCTTCAATGGAGCCGCGCTTCAGTGAGCGCGGAAAGACCAGATATCGGTGGAATCTCCCAAGAGTTGTAATGCTTCAATGGAGCCGCGCTTCAGTGAGCGCGGAAAGTTTGAGAGCCTATCCAAGTGCTAAATATGACAAGCAGCTTCAATGGAGCCGCGCTTCAGTGAGCGCGGAAAGAGCGGGCTTCTAACCCTTTGAAATGTATCAACTTAGATCGCACTTTGCGAGAGGCGGGCTCGCGCGGGGTTGTGGGGAGGCTTCGTGGGGGCATGGGCTCCTCGTAAACGGTGAAATGGTAATAGGTTAACGGCTTGCGAGCGGTGCCTGGGGTTTTGACTTTGCTTGGCCGCTCGCGGCTGATTGGGCAGATAAAGTCGTGCAGTGGACCTTGTCTGCCTACGATCTACTCCCTCAGGCATGCGTTTGCAAGACGCAAACAAAGTCACTATGCGAGTGTTCTACCTTGGATGATTTACCGCGTGACGAAGACAGGGTAGTTGTTGATCTCGCCGGTTAGCACGCGGGCCAAGAGGCGGCATTGGATTTCTAAAATGCGGCGGTAGTTCACGCGGTAGCCGAATAGTGGGTGCGTGACCAGGGTGTCCATCCGTTGTTCGTACGCGCGAAAGAACGCCTTGCGACCATCAGGCGTGAGGGCGACGGCGTTGCCAGCCCGGATGAAGTGGTTGGGCTGGATCATGCGAGTGTTGATCGCGCTGAGCACGGCCGAGTCCGCGATCAATGCCCGGAACGGTTCCATCAGGTCCAGTGCCAACGGGGCTCGGCCGTAGCGTGGTTGATGATAGAACCCTAAGTACGGATCGAAGCCGACCGTGTGGCAAATGATCGTCAGGTCTTTCGCCAGCATGCTGTAGGCCAGGCTCAACAATGCGTTGATCGGATCGCGAGGCGGGCGTCGGTTGCGGGTTTCAAAATGAAAACGAAACGCCTTGGCATCTTCCGCATCGGTTTCGTCGTCGATCTTGATCATCCCTTGAAAGTTCTGAAAGTAAACCCGCGCCGCGTTCCCTTCGATTCCCAAAAGCGATTCCAGCGAGCTGGCTTTCTCGGCGTCTTCCTGCATACACTTCATGTGAGCCAAGGCAACTTTCGGCGGTTCGACGTGGTTCCGCTGTAGCATCGTTCGTTGGTTCTTAATCTTACCCGCCACCAGCGCGCGAGCCAGTCGCAAGCAGAACGAAGGGATATCTGCCCAGCGGAATTGCTCGCGGCGAAGGTAAATGTTCTTCACCCCCAGCCCCTGCGTCACGCCGTAGAACCAGCCACCCATCGAGAAATAGGCGATGGGAATTTCAGCCTGACAAATCGCTTGAATGGCCTGCGTGGTTAGCTGGATCGAACCGAACAAATTCACCTGGCAGATCTCGCCCAGCCGAACCTGCTGTATCACCTTCTTCTTATCCTTGACCTGCAACACTTTGCTGGAGCAGCCGACATACAAGCCAGGTTGGTTCAAATACAGCGGACGCAGGTCATCGCGAGAAGGGACCAAGCGGCGTAATTCTTCGCGGGTCGATCCTTCGCCCAGATCGGCTGTTTTTGTGGCGTCGAGTTCGAACAAGGTTAGCTGCGAAGAAGAAATCGGCGAACGACAGGAAGTCGCACGCCGTGTTTCGTCCGGCAAGCAGACACCCACCAACGAGCAGCGTGGGCACTTCGGGCTGTCTTCCAGCGGAGGCGGAATCACGCTGCCGGAAGCCAGTTTTCGGGAGGCGTCGATGGCTGCTAACGTTTCGGCGACCAGCTTCTCGTCGATGGTCAGGCGGACCCGCTGTTTCGTTTTGGCGTAGTAGACGATTGCTTCTTCGCAGACGTAACCGTTATCGCGCAGGATCAACGCTTGAACGGCCAGTTGCGCCCGATCGGCAGGCCACGCGTCAAGCGAACCGTCGTCGGCCTTGCAAGGTTCGCCCCGTTTGTAATCGACCGGCGTGACGGTAGAGCCATCGGTTTCCAACAGGTCGAGCTTGGCGATGATGCCGTACTTGTCGCTGGAAAGGGTCACGCTCCGCATCTTCGCCGGGCGATCGGTTTCGAGCAATTCACCAGCCGGGGGCAACTCGTCTTCTTTCTTGTCGACCCGGCTATGAACCTGGCTTCCTTCGATCGTTTCCAGGTTATGAACGAAGATCCCTTCCACATGTTCGTAGTAGAACAGCCGCGGGCAATAGACATATTCGTTGACCATCCGCGCAGGCATCAACGTTTGTTCTTCCGCTCGAATCATAGCTTGGCCCCTTCATTAAACGATGATGCAAGCGGCATCGATGTTGGTGTAGGCCTTGCCTAGGGCAGAAATCACACGGTCCCCTCGTCCTTCCACCGGGCCGAGATCGACGAAGAGTACCTGGTCTTCGTGGTGGTGAATGATATCGTTGAGGGCATGGCGGCATTTGGCTAAGTCGACCGGCGTAAACTGGCACTCGAAGATCGAGTATTGCAAATGGTCGCCAAAGTCCCGCATCGTCTTGAAGACCTTCCGCAGACGCTTGTCGTCGCAGATGTCGTAACAGACCAGAAATGTATTCCGCACAATCGGCCCCTCATGCTGCAGGAGCCTTGCCAAGAAGCTGGAAGGCAACACTCCGATGAAGAAGTCACCCTCCTGGCCGAAAATCCGCCGCCCGCGCGACGTTGTTGAGATTTCCAGGCTAGTCCGGCGGCAGGGATCCGTCAACACAATCCGTGGGGGAACAACAAAAAGCACCCAAGAGCCACGAAACATGCCTCCGGCCAAGAACCTGGCCAGAGGCATGCGCGTGGAAATGCGTAGGCCTTGCGGTTGTTAATTGGAAATTGCCAAAGAGCAACTGCTTTAAGCAAGGTAGCCGCAGTTTAATCTGCGGAAAACACCTACGGCCCAAGGCGGAAGGAATACAATTAACATGCTTCAATTTAGCCGTTCCACTCTAGGCGTAGCTTATAATAAGGGGACGGTACGCGCCAGGCAAGAGCGACTTAATGTTAATTGTATTCCTACTGCCGAAAAAACATCTTTAACTTACTTGACCACCCCACTAGGGATCAGTATATTTTGGCCATGTGTGATGCACCGGCCCCTCGACTTTGGCGAGTTCGGGGCCGGATGCATCGGTGTTACCGGGCGACGTCTCACTTGGAGCGCCAGCGCCGATGATCTAATGATCGGACGTCGCACCACCGGTGTCAATAGCTTGCTGGTGAAGGAGACACTCAATGAGTGTAGCTCGAAGAACTGGAAGTCGATCTGATGGCGGCTCATGGAATGATGCGACGAAACTCGCAGTTTGGCAAAAAGGCTGTGTCATAGCAGGGTATGATCCCGCAGTATGGAGGATCGATGCTTGTGGTAGCTTCATGCGCTTTTCGGAGTATGGGACGCTAAGCGACTACGGCTGGGAAATTGATCACGTAAAGCCTGTCTCGAAAGATGGCCGAGACGATCTCTATAATCTCCGGCCTTTACACTGGCAGAACAATCGCTCTAAGGGCGATGATTGGCCAAATTGGCGATGCGCAGCTTAGGACGATCTCATGAGTGCTGGGGCTAGACTTTCGCGTCTAGTCCTGGCTTTTTCTTTCTCCAGCGACCAAACGTGTCACTACCCAGAAATTTAATTTAAGCACCATGCAGTGCTAGCGTCGTGCAATATCAAGCGTTAGAATTGCCACCCGCATGGACCGCCTGATGCCACCCGTGCATCGTTGCTTGGGAATGTTAGCTATGCCCTCGAAACTATCTACCGACTTCGCGGTTGCCTTTCAGCAATTAACCGGTCTGGCACCGTTTCCGTGGCAAGAGGATCTTTACCGTCGGTTTATAAGTGACGATACCAGCGGGCGGATTCCGTCGGTTTGTCGGATTCCGACAGGGCTGGGCAAGACGAGTTTGATTGCTGTGTGGTGGATTGCCCGGCAGCATGGTGCCAGTTTGCCACGACGGTTGGTTTACGTGGTGAATCGTCGCACAGTCGTCGATCAAACGACCAGCGAGGTGGAACGAATTTGGCAAAAGATGCACGCGTTGGATGGGGGCGAGCACTTTGCGATTAGCACGCTGCGGGGGCAATACGCCGACAATCGCCAATGGCTGGCCAACCCTTCGCGGCCTGCGGTGATTTGCGGCACGGTCGACATGATTGGTTCGCGGCTGCTCTTCAGCGGCTACCGCATTGGCTTCAAAAGCCGCCCCTTGCACGCCGGTTTTCTCGGCCAAGATGCGTTGATCGTCCACGACGAGGCGCATTTGGAGCCTGCGTTTCAGAAGTTGCTCGAGACCATTCAGGATGAGCAGCAGAAGGAACGCGAACGAAACGGCGATTTACCATGGCCTGGTATGCACGTCATGGCGTTGTCAGCGACGGCGCGGAGCAACGCAAAGAATGTGAACTCGGAAGGGCACCAACCCTTTGAACTCACAAGGAAGGAGAATTCACCGCCGAACGTTATTCCCGAGCCACCGACCGAGCCAATTCACCACGTTTGGCGACGACTGAAGGCGAAGAAGACGCTCCGCCTACACGCATGTGACGACGAGAAGAAGAAGCTCGCCGTCGACGTTGTTGAACGAGCGCTGCAATACAAGGACTCCGGCAAGGCGATCCTTGTCTTTCTCCGAACCGTGGAAGACGCGATGTCTACCATAGGTAGTCTGGAAAGCGAATTCCCTGGTCAAGTGGCCCCCCTTACAGGCACGATGCGCGGCTATGAGCGGGACCGATTGGTTCAAGGTAATCCGGTCTTCGCACGATTCATGCCCGAATCGGACCGTCCTAAAAACATCACGCTCGCTAAAGGAACGGTCTACCTTGTGTGTACCAGTGCAGGCGAAGTGGGGGTGAACCTCTCGGCCGACCACATGGTCTGTGACCTCACCACTTTCGACAGCATGACCCAACGCTTAGGCCGCGTGAATCGCTTCGGCGACCACAACGATGCGGGCGTCGATGTGGTGCATCCGAATCCCGATTCATTTGATGAAAAGCATCCACTTGCACTTGCCCGCAAAGCAACGCTGGCACTTCTGAAACATCTGCATGGCGATGCCAGCCCCAAGGCTCTGGGCGAGCTTCCTGCCGACAGTTGCATCGCTGCCTTCTCCCCCGAACCAAGCATTCTCCCGGCGACCGATATCCTCTTCGACGCTTGGGCGTTGACAACGATCCTAGACAAGCTGCCTGGCCGTCCCCCCGTCGCGCCCTACCTGCACGGTGTCGCTGAGTGGGAGCCGAAACGTACCAACGTTGCTTGGCGTGACGAGGTCGAATTGATCACGGACGAACTAATCGAACGAGAGGGGGGCAATTTTCCACGGGAACTGCTCGCAGACTACCCGCTCAAACCGCACGAACTTCTTAGTGATCGCAGCGATCGGGTTTATGGTGCATTGCAAACGCTGATTGCCGAGCCAAGCAAGAGCTTGAAGGGAGAAAAACACCAAGCAGCTTTAGATCGCGCACAAAAGAATACCCAAACCCATGTCTGGCTCATCGATGAGAGTGGTTCCGTCATGGTGACAACGCTCGGCAAGTTGCTCGACGATGACAAAAAACGAGTGATCGCCTGGCTTGAAGATAGCACGGTCCTTCTGGCACCATCTGTCGGCGGCTTATCAGAGGGAATGCTTGACCCGATGTCAAGCGATGCCGACGATGTGGCCGATCACTGGCTCGACGAAAATAATCAGCCACGCCGCCAACGTGTGTGGGATGATGCCCCGCCGCCGACCTACGAGGACAACGGTTCGACCAAGTTGATGGCATTGATTCGCACTATCGACTTGAATCCGCTATCCGACGAAATCGCGGAGCCGAACCAGGAAGGCGAATTGGAGCGAGAAGTCGCGTCGGAATTGGAATCCAACCAGATATCTAATTCAAGACAGGGGCGATTTTGGCATTGGTTTGCCAGGCCGCGTGACACCGAAGACGCCACGCGTGCGTCGTCCAGGCCGATCACGTGGGATCATCATACCCATGACGTCGTCACCCGGACGACGGAAATCGTGCAAGAATTAGATCTTTCCGAAGACCTCGAACAGGCGATCATCTTAGCCGCCGAACTTCACGACTTGGGCAAGCAACGCATCATCTGGCAGCGTTCGATCGGCAATCCCAACCCGTCCGACTGGCACGCCAAGCCCGGCAAACCTACCCATGGGGCGCGCTGGCGACCGCGTCATCTCAGCAATTATCGCCACGAGTTTGGTTCTCTGCTCGATGTAGAAGAGGAACACGCGGCCAAGCTTGCAGCTCTCAGCGACGAGATGCGGGACGTAGTCCTACATCTCATCGCCTCCCACCACGGATATGCCCGGCCACATTTTCCGCCGGAAGCGTATGACCATGAACGCTATGACACGCAACAGAACCAGCACGCTGCCCACGATGCAATGCGGCGTTATGCCCGTCTCCAACGGCGCTACGGCCGCTGGGGCCTGGCGTACCTGGAATCCTTGCTCCGCGCCGCCGACTGGGCTGCCAGCGCCGAGCCGTCACCTGTACCGACCACGCACGAGGTGAAAGCATGACCCATCCCAAGCCCACGATCACGGTCGACGTCGACGTGACAAACCCTGGCCAATTCTTTGCCTGTTGTGGCCTGCTTGAAATCGCCGACCGCCTCTGGCCGGGGGCGGAGGGGTGGTTTGAGGATTCGGCGTTTTGCATTGATGCGGAGGGCACGCTATCGGAATTGTGGTGTGCGATTGTCGATGCGGAATTGGACGCGTTAGATCCAGGCGACGAGACGGCCTCACCGATGCGATTGGGCGCTCCGATTGATCTTACGCTGGACTGGTGGAAGGACGAGCACGCCGGTGGACGGATGCTGAAAGTCTGGGCCGGTAGCATGCGTGGGGTACGGATAGCGCAGTCGATGAAAGCGGCAATCGCGAATGTGGCCAAGCAAGTCAGCCCTTTCGACTATTCGGCGGTGGTTTATGACCCAGACAACACAAAGAAAAAAGTCGAACCGTTCTACTACGATGCACGCCGCGGCTGGAATGCCCAGCCGATCGACATTGGCTTTTCACCGGATAGCCTAAAAATGATTTCTGCTGCTTATCCGGCGGTGGAGTTCATGTGTTTGGTTGGTCTTCAGCGTTTCAGGCCTCGGCAAACAAAGCAGAGGCGGGTTTTTGAATACCGTACATGGCGAACACCGCTATCCCCCTCTCTCGCCGCCGCAGTAGCATCGGGGGTAATGCCATTGGCTGCCGATGTTTCTTATCGCTTTGAGAACGCGTTTCGGACGGATCAGAAGAAACACAAAGCATTTCTCCCCGCTACCCCTCTAGGAGCTTCACAATGAGCGTTAAACTGGACCAATTCGATAGCTGGCTTACTGGCCGACAGGGTCCGGCTGCGGTCGTGTTACGCGAGTATCTAATTCCCGTTGAGGGTGAGGATGGAGTGCTGTTCCCGCCGACTTTTGCCGCTGGCGACGGCTTTTCTGGCGGATACAACATCGACCCACCGCCAACCAAGGACCAAGCCTGGCAGGATGAGAACGTTTGTCTAATCGATAGCGTCGGTTCGCAAGCCAACCGAATCGAACCGATCTTCAAGGAAGAGCCCTACGACACGTTGGTACCACAAGTCGTGGTCGAGGCGGGGGATCACCGCGTCAATCTGCTGGACGCTGGACACCGCGCGGGAGATGCACTGGTACGCTGCTCAGAACTCGCGGACCAGGTCAACGAGGCATTCCGTGCGGTCGAGCGTGGCGACTATTCCAACCTGGCGAGCTTCGCGCCGACATCCTTGGTATTCGGTGCGTGGAATTCGCGGGGCGAGAAGGGCGCGCAGTCGAAGGTGCCCAGGCTGATTTCCTCGACGATTCGGGCCTTTAATGTCCTGCCGCTTACGCGTGGGGCTCAATATATTCCGGCGATTGAATATGTGGATAAGGGTTGGTTGGATGAGCCGAAGGATAAGAAAACCAAGGACGCTTATGCTGCGCAAGGATTTGTACATGTCCCCGCTTCTGCCTCGCACGGCGGAGTAATTGCAAAGGGGGGAGTTCGCCGGGACGCGACGCTTAGTTTGGCGGCGTTGCAGCACATTAAAGCTGGTGACAACACCGAACAAACGCTGATGTTGCGACGATATGTACTCGGCCTGTCTTTGGTCGCCCTGACCGCCGAGCCCGATCCTTACCTCCGGCAAGGGTGTAATCTCGTTATCAACCCGGAAAAGCCAACTGAGTGTTGCGAGGTTTACCGTAGTGGAGAACGTAAGCCGTTCAAGCTTTCGCACGAGGACGCAATTGCGTTTGCTCAGCTCGCGGCGGAAGCGTTCGGTGTGGGAGAGAACCAGACCGTCGCCTTCGACAAGAAAAAAGCCAAAGCAGACATGAAGAAGTAGGACAAGGACGAGAGAGGCCTATGATGTCCGAATCACTTTGTATTTCAGTTACTTTTCTTGACCCGCGTTTCCACGGCAAGGGCGATGGCGGCGCGCCCGAGTGGCCTCCGTCGCCGATGCGTCTGTTTCAGGCGATGGTCGCGGGCAACGGTCCTGCACTGGGCACGGGAAACGATATTGATGGGGCGCTACGGTGGCTCGAAGCCCAACCCCCACCGACCCTGCTCACCCCATCCAGCAAGACCGGTGTGGCTTGCCCACTCTACGTCCCCAATAATGCGATGGATGTAGTCGCCAAGTCGTGGGGCCGAGGCAACCACGAGAGCAGCATCGCGGAACATCGTACGCTGAAGACCGCCCGACCGACACATTTACGCGGTGGTGACACGGTCCACTACCTCTGGCCGATCGACTCCACGGCTTCTGCCGCGCCGCCGATAGAGCCGCTCGCACGTGCGGTCGAAAAAATGGTGGCGTTGGGTTGGGGCATCGATTTAGTCGTCGCCCAATGTCGAGTATTGTCGTCAACTGACTCAATCGGCTCGGGACTAGAAAAGTGGGAAGTTGCCAAGGGCGGTGGCACCAGTGTGCTGCGTTGTCCTGTTTTTGGTTCTCTTAATGCCCTTATGGAACGTTATTCCGCGTTTCTTGATCGACTGGCTGACAACACCTTCAACCCCGTTTCGCCACTTACCGCGTACCAGGCTGTGCCCTACCGCCGTTCAAGCGACCCGGTCGGTCAACCCGTCGAATGCTTTGAACTACGAAACGCCGACGATTCGTATTGCACGTATCCGCAGCAGAAGTTGATACATATCGCAGGTATGGTGCGGCATCTTGCCAAGGAAGCAATGCAGCAGTCGTCTCCCATAGGTGTTAGTGAAGATTGGGTAGAACGGTACGTCGTGGGGCACCGCGATAGTAACAACGGAAACCATCATCAGTTTTCGTACCTTCCTCTGCCGTCGATCGGACACATGCATGTCGATCAAGCGGTACGGCGGGTAATTATCGCGGCGTCTGTGGGTGATGATATGTGGTTGGAGCATTTAGCGGCCCGTCTCTCCGGACGGCAGCTTAAGCCAGAGAATCACAACGAATTTGGCCCGAAAGGCGCGCCTTATCTGGCGAGAATCGCTGGAGATAATGTCACCCGCTGCTACACGCGAGCCGCACGTGTGTGGCATAGTGTGACGCCGGTTATTTTGCCGGGGCACGACGATCACAAACCGGCGAAGACGCGTCGGCTGATTGAGAGAGCCTTGGACAACGCGGGAATTACTCAGCAGTGCGAGTACGAGTGGAGTCCCCAATCCCGCTTTCGAAAATCGTATTCCGCCCACAAGTACGATCGACACAAGAAGGCAACCGGCTATTTACGCCCAGACCATCTTGCTTCGCAAACCGCAGTTCATTTGACCTTGCGTTTTCTAAACTCCGAACCATCCGGTCCCATCGCCCTAGGAGCTGGCCGTCATTGCGGGTTCGGGCTGATGACGAATTTCGAGCCAACCTAATTGACTGTTTATCGTAGGACACGGCTGAAGTCCGTAAGTTTCGCTGGAGCTTAAAGGTGGCCGCCATACACTGGAAGCTGCCACGAGCCAAACGAAAACAGATCGCATCATGGCAAGACTTCTGGGATACCCTAGCAGTCTCCGAAGCCAAGCAGAGCGAGTGTGGTTGTGGGGTGGCGAACCGTTTTCGCATGCGACGAAATCGATGCTTGGCCCCAATTAATCGCACTGGTTGACGACACCAATCGTGCGGCAACGTCGACAATAGGTGATGATTAGCTGCGGATTGAAGTCGCCAAACAAATTCATTTCAGGCGACTCTTCGTACAGAATCAAGGGAAGGGTTGGCGTTCCAAAGAAACCTTCTTTGCAACGCCTCCTCCAGTCGGGACAGCTAAACGATGCGTTCTGGCCGAAAGGTTGGACCCATTCTAGTTGAATCATCGTTGACTTCTTCGTTCCCTTTTCCCAAGGAACAACGCAGTAGGGCGACCAGTCACCCCCCCAACGCTCATCGACAATGGCAATCGCACGTTTCATCTCTCGCCGCGAGAGCTTTTTGAGCGAGAAAACACCTGCCCATGCCAGGGCGTCCTCTGCCTTCCGAGGATTGTAGGGAATCTCAGCCCCTAACAACGGTTGCCCAGGGGATTTCATCGCATCACGCAAATCAAGGGTCTCGCTAGTGTTGATGATCTCGACCAGGAAGTCATCATGAACTCGATAAGCAAATGAATCGAAATCTGGCTTACGTGTTTGATAGAGGATCGGCAACGTAGCCGGCAATCCCTTGCATTTTGGAAAAGCGACTTGTGAATTGACGCTGAAGAGCAAGTCGTAACGAGAGTCCTCAATCCGCCGAGTATCAGAATCGACATGGTAAGTCCCAAGGTCGATTTGTGCATCCTTCTCTGGCGAAGTTTCAAAGATGCGTTTATTCCGGTGATCAAAAAATGTCAAAGCCATGAAATCTGGATATCGGATCTACTTCACGCCGAGCAGTCTGTTGATTTTCTGTTTCAATAACGGGGCCGATCTGAGAAATTCAACCGCCTGCTAGGAACCGGCGAGAATAGGAGGTTAATATTGTTCGACGCACCTCGCATTTTAGCCACAGATCAGCAGGGATGCAGGTACACGGCGTGGTCAGCAAGCCGCTTTTCTCTTGTCAGGCTGGCTGAAAATCTTTAAGAACGCCACAATTACAGCCTGAAAGCTTCAATGACAATTGAATTGAACTTTTTTGCCCCGCTGCAAGTTCACATTATCGAGGGCGTTGCGATTGTAGGGAGAAGTGGCTATGCGTCTCGGGTTGGTTTCATTGCTTCTGGTCTTCACGCTGGTTTCCGCTGGCTGGGGAGACGAGTCAGAGACGCTGTACCAGAAGCAAGGGCGACTGCTGAATGCCAGCAAGGAGGCTTGGCTGATGCTCGACCTTGATAAGTTACTCGCGATTTATCGTGAGCTACGCGATATCACGGCGAGAAGTTCGGACGAGCATCGACATCTTGATGTGCCGGAAACTGAATACATGCTCGACGGCCTAGAGCAGGGGCACGCGTTTTCAGGCGAGCGTAAACAACAGTTTGCCGAATATATGCAAGCCAGAATTCGTGGCTATATCTGTGATACGCAAAGCGACTTTGGCAATGCATGCCAGCACCATCGACGCTCCTTAGAATTGGGTAAGTCATTATTCGAGGAAGGTGATTACTTCGTCATTGATGCTCAGCTTCGTATTGCACGGTCTCTGTTGCTAGACAAAAGCCCCGCAGGTCTTGTTGAAGGCACACAAATTGCTCTGGGTGTCAGGGATATCCTTCAAAAGCAATCGATGACCAATTCCTACCATTACCGCGAAGCGTGCGACATCCTCACCAAGCTATATTCCCAGAGAAACATGTATGACCGAGCAGTTGAAATAGGGGAAGCGACGATTAAATTATACGACTCACAAGGTGAATCGCAGTTGGGGGCTGCGGCACTTCTGACAAGTGTTGTGGCGGAATGTGCAAACCGAGCAGGTAATCACAAAAAGGCTCTTGAGATAGCGAAGAGTGGGATCGATAAGAAGCCACTCCTT
This genomic interval carries:
- a CDS encoding HNH endonuclease signature motif containing protein; this translates as MRFSEYGTLSDYGWEIDHVKPVSKDGRDDLYNLRPLHWQNNRSKGDDWPNWRCAA
- the cas4g/cas1g gene encoding CRISPR-associated endonuclease Cas4g/Cas1g — translated: MIRAEEQTLMPARMVNEYVYCPRLFYYEHVEGIFVHNLETIEGSQVHSRVDKKEDELPPAGELLETDRPAKMRSVTLSSDKYGIIAKLDLLETDGSTVTPVDYKRGEPCKADDGSLDAWPADRAQLAVQALILRDNGYVCEEAIVYYAKTKQRVRLTIDEKLVAETLAAIDASRKLASGSVIPPPLEDSPKCPRCSLVGVCLPDETRRATSCRSPISSSQLTLFELDATKTADLGEGSTREELRRLVPSRDDLRPLYLNQPGLYVGCSSKVLQVKDKKKVIQQVRLGEICQVNLFGSIQLTTQAIQAICQAEIPIAYFSMGGWFYGVTQGLGVKNIYLRREQFRWADIPSFCLRLARALVAGKIKNQRTMLQRNHVEPPKVALAHMKCMQEDAEKASSLESLLGIEGNAARVYFQNFQGMIKIDDETDAEDAKAFRFHFETRNRRPPRDPINALLSLAYSMLAKDLTIICHTVGFDPYLGFYHQPRYGRAPLALDLMEPFRALIADSAVLSAINTRMIQPNHFIRAGNAVALTPDGRKAFFRAYEQRMDTLVTHPLFGYRVNYRRILEIQCRLLARVLTGEINNYPVFVTR
- the cas7g gene encoding type I-G CRISPR-associated RAMP protein Csb1/Cas7g: MSVKLDQFDSWLTGRQGPAAVVLREYLIPVEGEDGVLFPPTFAAGDGFSGGYNIDPPPTKDQAWQDENVCLIDSVGSQANRIEPIFKEEPYDTLVPQVVVEAGDHRVNLLDAGHRAGDALVRCSELADQVNEAFRAVERGDYSNLASFAPTSLVFGAWNSRGEKGAQSKVPRLISSTIRAFNVLPLTRGAQYIPAIEYVDKGWLDEPKDKKTKDAYAAQGFVHVPASASHGGVIAKGGVRRDATLSLAALQHIKAGDNTEQTLMLRRYVLGLSLVALTAEPDPYLRQGCNLVINPEKPTECCEVYRSGERKPFKLSHEDAIAFAQLAAEAFGVGENQTVAFDKKKAKADMKK
- the cas8g2 gene encoding type I-G CRISPR-associated protein Cas8g2, producing the protein MTHPKPTITVDVDVTNPGQFFACCGLLEIADRLWPGAEGWFEDSAFCIDAEGTLSELWCAIVDAELDALDPGDETASPMRLGAPIDLTLDWWKDEHAGGRMLKVWAGSMRGVRIAQSMKAAIANVAKQVSPFDYSAVVYDPDNTKKKVEPFYYDARRGWNAQPIDIGFSPDSLKMISAAYPAVEFMCLVGLQRFRPRQTKQRRVFEYRTWRTPLSPSLAAAVASGVMPLAADVSYRFENAFRTDQKKHKAFLPATPLGASQ
- the cas2 gene encoding CRISPR-associated endonuclease Cas2; translated protein: MTDPCRRTSLEISTTSRGRRIFGQEGDFFIGVLPSSFLARLLQHEGPIVRNTFLVCYDICDDKRLRKVFKTMRDFGDHLQYSIFECQFTPVDLAKCRHALNDIIHHHEDQVLFVDLGPVEGRGDRVISALGKAYTNIDAACIIV
- the cas3g gene encoding type I-G CRISPR-associated helicase/endonuclease Cas3g; protein product: MPSKLSTDFAVAFQQLTGLAPFPWQEDLYRRFISDDTSGRIPSVCRIPTGLGKTSLIAVWWIARQHGASLPRRLVYVVNRRTVVDQTTSEVERIWQKMHALDGGEHFAISTLRGQYADNRQWLANPSRPAVICGTVDMIGSRLLFSGYRIGFKSRPLHAGFLGQDALIVHDEAHLEPAFQKLLETIQDEQQKERERNGDLPWPGMHVMALSATARSNAKNVNSEGHQPFELTRKENSPPNVIPEPPTEPIHHVWRRLKAKKTLRLHACDDEKKKLAVDVVERALQYKDSGKAILVFLRTVEDAMSTIGSLESEFPGQVAPLTGTMRGYERDRLVQGNPVFARFMPESDRPKNITLAKGTVYLVCTSAGEVGVNLSADHMVCDLTTFDSMTQRLGRVNRFGDHNDAGVDVVHPNPDSFDEKHPLALARKATLALLKHLHGDASPKALGELPADSCIAAFSPEPSILPATDILFDAWALTTILDKLPGRPPVAPYLHGVAEWEPKRTNVAWRDEVELITDELIEREGGNFPRELLADYPLKPHELLSDRSDRVYGALQTLIAEPSKSLKGEKHQAALDRAQKNTQTHVWLIDESGSVMVTTLGKLLDDDKKRVIAWLEDSTVLLAPSVGGLSEGMLDPMSSDADDVADHWLDENNQPRRQRVWDDAPPPTYEDNGSTKLMALIRTIDLNPLSDEIAEPNQEGELEREVASELESNQISNSRQGRFWHWFARPRDTEDATRASSRPITWDHHTHDVVTRTTEIVQELDLSEDLEQAIILAAELHDLGKQRIIWQRSIGNPNPSDWHAKPGKPTHGARWRPRHLSNYRHEFGSLLDVEEEHAAKLAALSDEMRDVVLHLIASHHGYARPHFPPEAYDHERYDTQQNQHAAHDAMRRYARLQRRYGRWGLAYLESLLRAADWAASAEPSPVPTTHEVKA